ttttttataagaaaaacagGTTTTTCAAGACAAGAAAATGATGCTATTATTGCAAAGTATGACCTTAAATATATGGTTGGATTAGTGTGGACAGGCACAACGAAAAAGGCAGACAACACAAGTAGTTTGTCTTGCTGCCAATGCCCTGACAAACAAACATGTCAACACTGTCGCACTTCAGTCTGTCAAGCACCACTCCAAATGAATGCTTGTAAACATGATGGATGGactttttttatactgttttcaGCATATCATTTCTACAGCTAGTTGACATCTTCTCCTAAGAAAGTAAACCATACCATACCACAATAGCCAAGACTCTTACATAATCTCATTCCAAGTCATCTCTGTTTCTATTTGTTTAGTGACATATATTAGACTCAGGTTACTGTTAAGGAGGGAAATAGGAGAACAGGTTCTATTTGTGGTTATTTTTTCCTCATTGTTTGCAAATGAGTAAAAACAATCCAAAGTACCAACCGAAGATAAATCTGCATGACTAGACAAAGGCCAATGAGTAAGTTTTCATTAATGTCTGCTTTAAACCTCATCTGCCAAAAAAAGCATATTGTCTAGCAATAACACTTAACCTACTGTTTCCTCCAGTctgcaatgagattaaatggagatcaagagactctttttttcttttttttttttttttggagaaaaagaCCCAAGCAATCTACACAAgatcttaaagggaaagttcaccaagttttatatatatttaaatatatatagatatatatatatatatatatatatatatatatatatatatatatatatatatatataaaattaatatatgtttttcCATCTGTGGAACACatgcaaaaaaatcatatttttaggaAAATTGGGTCATAAAATACAGCAGAcctcattaagaaaaaaaaaatttatgggtgaactatcacttaaaCAATGTCTCAGATTTACTGCAGTACCAAATTCTGCTATGAAAAGAGATCTCAAAATACATTCATGCATTTCTCTCgagtaaattctgagtaatttaatcttaataataatgttacatatTACGGCGTCTATTTTTATTCCTCCTCAGaaatattatacttatatttaataCTTGTTGTTAATGGGATATAACTGAGGATTCAACATCTGACCAAAAAAATTTGATAATACTGATCAATGATAATATGAAAGACATTTTCAACGTTTGGCACGTTAAGGTCAAATATAGTATGCAAGTCTGACTAAAACCTTGTGTTCATTTTATTGGTTTAAAACAGCACATTACCATGGAATGCAATGCCAATTAAACTTGGGTGGGGAAATcataaaaagttattaataagGAAGAAGAATGACAGGGTTCTCCTGGGAACAAAAAACCTTGATGACTAAATACTAAAGTAATAATCTCAGTAATTATCAGCGATATTTATACTCTGAGGTTTTGGCATATGTCTTCAGAACAGGAAGAACCTGTTAAACTTAACATTCCAAACGGGAAGACAGTTGAAAAGACATCTCAGTGCTACGAGGCCATGATTTCATTCAGGTGTAGAGAAACAGtgtgtaagcatcacaaaacgcTTCTGTGAAACAAACGGGATACTTAGCTTAACTTTCTCTGGATTACAATCCTCCAAATAGGATCTATCCAGCAATCCATCATCCCACTGACATAAATCTGAAGAGACACAGGTAAGATGTAGTGGATGACATCAATTTTGGGTCAAACATAGTGGTTACTTAAAGGCTATATAGTTCtttcaaaaatgaatttttactcaccctcgtcgttccaaatctatatgactttctttttttctgacagaaacaaaataacatattttgaaaaatgtcttttttttttatcatatattaaaaGCCAacggggtccaatgttgttttggacaccattggctttcattgtatgaacaactGCAAAGTTCTGGTTTCTTTTAAATCTCAGAAAAGATTggtaataaagtaaacaaaatccCACATGGCTGTGTTAAACTGTTTACATCATGATTAAAGATTAATAGTAAGTATGTTTGTGCTTCGAGTGAATAATCATAGTGAGTTGTCAATGACACAAACTAATAGTTTGAGTCAAGTAATTGCTTCCATAGCTTATATGAAGCATTGGTCATTGTTTATAAATCACAGTGTTCATGCATATCATTTAAAGGACTGAAAATGTTGCATCAAACTGGAGagatcagacttttttttacatttttcaactaaactctattcatcaaaaacaagtgaaaatcaaAGAGGTAGGAAATATGAGAAAAGATGTCATATGTGCAGCTAACAATGAGAGATTCAATATTGCTGTCAAGCCACATTTTCTACTCGTGCCGGATAAGCATCACGTGCGTCATCAGACACGTTTAGATAAATTACTTCTGACGGTAACAAGTCATGGTACACTGAGTGTTTGAGATAGTCAAGTCATGAGTTTCAGATCTTCTTGATCTGTCatgattaatatattaatctGCCACACAAATCTTAGGCCAGGTAAAGTTTTGATCTGAGGATAAAATAACTGATTATCTAACAGAGCTTTGCAAAGTTAACAGGTTAAGTATGGTTTGAAGATACAGTTAGTAGATTAAAGGGTTGAAGATAAAGTTCATGTATAATTTACTCTGTGCAAGAACAATTTGTGAGTATTACTGTATGCAAAACTGATCAGAATGACAATAAGGGATACATAATAAGTAGTATCATCataaaaggcaataaaaaaaaagaaaatatataaagtaaagaataaaaatcttttttgaaaaatccttttgaaattgaaaatgtgaaaatcttaGCAAAcgaaattgtattattattttaattattttattactagtAAATTGTATTGATGGATGATTTGGAGCAGACAGTGAAGGAAAAGGATGAATCAAGTATCTATAATACACACAAACCCCTTCAAACCTATTTATAATTAAGTTCATATTTGTATGTTGGAATGGTACATAATTCCCATACTGCCATTAGTGCCATTTCATAGTGGCGTtttcaattattttcaaaatgtggaacataataataaagaaaaagcagGTGTCCAAACTGTATCCAGATAagattttaccttttttattacaCAAAACATGGTCACTATGAAATGTTGACCATGCTGATTCTGTTTTTCCAGGTCAGTACGATGGAGCAGGATGGCCCACAGGAGAACAGATCAGAACAGGGAGAGGAGATGACAGAGGAGAGCTTCCTCAAGGACCTCTACCTCTTTATGAAACAGAGAGACACTCCGATTGAGAGAATACCTCATCTAGGCTTCAAACAGAGTGAGTGAGAAAGACAAGTGAACACATGTCTAAAAGAATTTATTTCAGAGTTTTAACATCTACTTTGTTAATTTTCCTTTTCAGTCAATGTGTTCCTAATGTACAAGACAGTAAAGGAGCTTGGAGGCTATCAACAGGTAAAAAGACATTTACTGTGCGCtgaccacaaaattaaaatacgaTCGCTCCACCTTGGACAACAATTTCATAAATGCtgttgcattcaaaaaaaaaaagtgacatcatTTCATGTCAAAGGACTCATTTCCTTAGAGCGAAAACCACAATGGTACTTCCTGTTGGCATTTTCTTCTATGTTTTTGATATTAATAACTTTAGATTACTGCAAGAAAAATACTTTCTTactgactgactttttttttttactgacttttaTTTGTCAGCAAAAAATAGAAACGTCCTGTGTGTATGATTTCCAGGTTACTGCGCAGCAGTTGTGGAAAAAAGTTTACAACATACTTGGAGGAAACCCGCGCAGCACTAGTGCAGCCACTTGCACTCGCAGACACTATGAAAAGTAAGCACATGTAATCTCAACCAGCAGCtgcacatatataataaaaaaatatattacataaattatttaaacgcATTTTAGTCACAAAGCTCTTTTTGTCCAACCAGGCTGCTTCTTCCTTATGAGTGTCACCAAAATGGATACAGGGATGATATTGTCTTCAGGACCCCTCGATCGCAAAAACGCTTCCATCCCAGTAATTACAGTGACTTTGAGCACGAATACCCCAGGAATGGCAAGCGTGCAGATTTCCAACACCCCCCGGCATTCCCTCGGGTATGACGTcttaaaaacagaatatatactCCCAAAGACATattctctcagaaaaaaaggaacaaaagctATCACAGGTGGTACCTTTTGGAAAGGTACACATATGTACTGTTAAGAtactaatatgtaaatgtaagatACTAATAagtacctttaaggtacttatATGCACTCTTTAGGGGTAAAAACGGTACAACAGTGtaacttttgaaagggtaccactcCAGTGACAGCTACTGTACCCTTTTTTCTGAGAATGTAGTAAAACTAGAAACTACAGATTTTTATCAGAATACTAAATTAATTGAATTCTACTTTTATTTTCCTCTCAAGCCCTCTACAAACATGTTTACAGAGCATCAGAGACAGATTTTTAACATGCCTTTGAACATTGCTTCATACTTCCCACACGGCAGTACATCTCTACCCAATTATATGGATCTTCCCCATCTGAGCCTCAGCCCTTCTCAAGACCTTCCCCGACCACCTGCTTCATATTTGAGCACATCCTCTGTGGAGGTTCAGGTCTGCAAAGAGCCTCTTGATAGGCTACGCCACTTGGCTAAAGAGTTCAAGTCGTCAGCTGGTTGGGAGGAACCGCTCAACCTCAGCCGGAAAGAAAACAGACTTGAGACGCTGAGTGACACACCATCATCTTTCAGCCCACCTTCAAAAAAGCCCAAGTTCCTCAACGAAGCCTCACCTCTTTACCCTCCAAGGGGTTTGACGACCGAAGAAGGTGCAGAAAAGGGGGAAACAGCGGCCAAAACTTCCTCAGGAGAAGGAGATGCGGGGTCTGTCCAAGTAGGACCGAGCCCAGTGACGGCTGACATCATTGATCTCACTACCTCTTCCACTGCCAATCCAGTCCCACGTAGAGCAAGTCCTCCTTCAGTGAATCTCTTCAATCGTAGACTGAACTACTCCGAAGCTTTCGCTATGAAGGCACGGGAGCGGGACCTGCATGCGGACTGGTTGAAGGAAGAATCTTCTGGTGCACCTACACCTAAATTAGGGATCCTAAACCGAAGCAATCCCCTTGGACACCCACTCGTAGATCCGAACAGCAATATGGAGATTCAGATTCCTCTAAAGCTTCTACATGAGTTGATTAGGAGAGGACTGCTCTTCAACCCGGCATCTGCGGCAAACAGCCCTGTGTCTCAAGACCCAACCAAAGCGGAAGCACAACCCGAGCACAAGTTCCACATGCGGTCACGCTCAGAAACGTCTGAGAACTCCACCACGGGTGAGGAGCCAACCAATTTGAGTTTGAAAAGTCCTTTCAAAAACCATTCTGATTCTAACCCTCAAGAAAATGGTATAAAGAAGCTCCGACTCTT
This window of the Cyprinus carpio isolate SPL01 chromosome A21, ASM1834038v1, whole genome shotgun sequence genome carries:
- the LOC109064864 gene encoding AT-rich interactive domain-containing protein 3A-like is translated as MEQDGPQENRSEQGEEMTEESFLKDLYLFMKQRDTPIERIPHLGFKQINVFLMYKTVKELGGYQQVTAQQLWKKVYNILGGNPRSTSAATCTRRHYEKLLLPYECHQNGYRDDIVFRTPRSQKRFHPSNYSDFEHEYPRNGKRADFQHPPAFPRPSTNMFTEHQRQIFNMPLNIASYFPHGSTSLPNYMDLPHLSLSPSQDLPRPPASYLSTSSVEVQVCKEPLDRLRHLAKEFKSSAGWEEPLNLSRKENRLETLSDTPSSFSPPSKKPKFLNEASPLYPPRGLTTEEGAEKGETAAKTSSGEGDAGSVQVGPSPVTADIIDLTTSSTANPVPRRASPPSVNLFNRRLNYSEAFAMKARERDLHADWLKEESSGAPTPKLGILNRSNPLGHPLVDPNSNMEIQIPLKLLHELIRRGLLFNPASAANSPVSQDPTKAEAQPEHKFHMRSRSETSENSTTGEEPTNLSLKSPFKNHSDSNPQENGIKKLRLFGGNGMPAESKLQMINSLHVNSSLKFSLENDAPRSSQPNQVQPPMTKNQESTNPRPPSYSEDSLLSLNMKPGRKSEKVMGTSNSVAKEISTSPPFIQVTSDNLKLLLANLPFRLERGQTF